One genomic segment of Clavelina lepadiformis chromosome 3, kaClaLepa1.1, whole genome shotgun sequence includes these proteins:
- the LOC143448482 gene encoding uncharacterized protein LOC143448482, producing the protein MMNLSANFQQDHVMSEFHALQPMFYHNDDDLLHSCNSGPCLSEELFDKFRLEIPTPPRSPEHEVPGDISEIPDDFASSFLNTSSPLIDATLTNFVPNEYFNDAIHSNDPLPELKVTSDDFYDQATYDNYQLIKDCMWNGLGHKPHSQVPRLNISSSPASSTLSPGNGCINPRSVFSNATALKTVKAERKNFPVTHNHIVNPVDGLETPSDSEEEIDVVTVEKKNATKSTSNVPTTLGVFSQGRKLVGTLVSRQSGGQRQLALVTTNPNRLQSLKKNDAEQNRGRINLQLKSVSVGTASLGSTGATLKRRWTSPAEKNRIKDEIPASNVANLMKLAAPSSLMCISTSGSTKENTSPSGAKAVTVGAKRRGLSLEGVSMVTNTGIKQNREVKVIKPELGDVKLLQTIQLTKGSNSSFTEKRKASKKISKSKIASALAAYETPTSSPGSLNGDAPSPKKRALSGESSTSSGSDEEIIRAAHNVLERQRREGLRTSFHGLRKCVPDLMEQERAPKVLILKKAREHILKLQEEEANNQLEKATEQQRQLALQQRCRELLHSMQLLNTVAYNPSSNGNLKCEVLDVSDTYKVYVD; encoded by the exons ATGATGAATTTGAGCGCGAACTTCCAGCAAGATCATGTCATGTCAGAGTTTCATGCTCTTCAACCAATGTTTTACCACAATGATGACGATCTGCTTCATTCCTGCAATTCTGGACCTTGCCTAAGCGAAGAACTCTTCGACAAATTTAGATTGGAAATTCCGACACCACCGCGGTCTCCCGAGCACGAAGTTCCCGGCGATATCAGTGAAATACCCGACGATTTCGCTTCTTCGTTTTTAAACACTTCCAGTCCTTTGATCGATGCAACGCTTACGAACTTCGTTCCCAATGAATATTTCAACGATGCGATACATTCAAATGATCCGTTACCCGAACTAAAAGTTACTTCCGACGATTTTTATGATCAAGCCACTTATGACAATTATCAACTCATTAAAGACTGTATGTGGAATGGTTTAGGACACAAGCCACATTCTCAAGTACCCCGGTTAAATATCAGTTCTTCGCCGGCTTCGTCCACTTTATCGCCGGGAAACGGTTGTATCAACCCCCGATctgtattttcaaatgcaacTGCACTCAAGACGGTAAAGGCGGAAAGGAAGAACTTTCCAGTTACCCATAATCACATTGTGAATCCAGTAGATGGCCTGGAAACGCCGAGCGACTCCG AAGAAGAAATCGACGTAGTCACGGTGGAAAAGAAAAACGCCACAAAATCGACGTCAAACGTCCCTACAACCCTTGGCGTTTTCTCTCAAGGACGGAAACTGGTCGGGACACTCGTGTCCAGGCAAAGCGGTGGCCAGAGGCAGTTAGCGCTTGTTACGACCAACCCAAACCGGCTGCAATCACTTAAGAAGAACGATGCCGAGCAGAACCGTGGAAGAATCAACCTCCAGCTGAAGAGTGTGTCCGTGGGCACTGCATCCTTAGGTTCCACTGGAGCAACATTGAAACGAAGGTGGACAAGCCCGGCAGAAAAGAACAGAATAAAGGATGAGATTCCTGCCAGCAATGTCGCTAATCTCATGAAATTAGCAGCTCCTTCCTCCCTAATGTGCATCTCGACATCCGGCAGCACAAAAGAGAACACGTCACCAAGCGGAGCCAAAGCTGTCACAGTTGGAGCAAAGAGAAGAGGCCTTTCACTGGAAGGGGTTTCCATGGTAACCAACACTGGAATCAAACAAAATCGCGAAGTGAAAGTGATCAAACCTGAACTGGGAGATGTTAAATTGCTTCAGACTATTCAGTTGACGAAGGGCAGCAACTCCTCGTTTACCGAGAAGAGGAAAGCTTCAAAGAAGATAAGTAAATCGAAGATTGCTTCTGCTCTCGCCGCCTACGAGACTCCAACCAGTAGTCCGGGAAGCTTGAACGGCGACGCCCCATCCCCAAAGAAGAGAGCCTTGAGTGGAGAGTCGAGCACGTCCTCTGGCTCAGATGAAGAGATAATCAGAGCAGCTCACAACGTCCTCGAGAGGCAGAGGAGAGAAGGATTGCGCACTTCCTTCCATGGGCTACGGAAGTGCGTACCTGACCTCATGGAGCAAGAGCGGGCTCCCAAAGTCCTCATCCTGAAAAAGGCTCGCGAGCACATCCTCAAGTTACAGGAGGAGGAAGCAAATAACCAGTTGGAGAAAGCGACGGAGCAACAGAGACAGTTAGCATTACAGCAACGTTGCCGTGAGTTGTTACATAGTATGCAGCTTTTAAACACTGTGGCTTACAACCCGTCTAGCAACGGCAACCTGAAATGTGAGGTTTTAGATGTAAGCGACACTTACAAGGTATACGTCGATTAA